From the Leptospira andrefontaineae genome, the window TGATAATTGCTGGTATTGGCATTACAGAATGTTCCATCCGAATCAACAGAATCATTATAATCTAATCTGATCTGGTTATTCTTTGCGGCAATAAATGATCCCGCATCATAAATAAGTTTCCAATCTAATGGATTCTCAAAAGGAGAATAGATATTTGCTTTCAACGAAACCGTTGGAGCAATATTTTCAGGATATGTAGCAGCCGTTAAAATAGAACTTCCCCATGTGCTTCTATTATTCGAATCGTCGTAAGCTCGAACGCAGAAATAATAAACGGAACTATTTCCTAAATTTCGAACTATAAATGAAACAGGGGTTCCGTTAGTAAACGGCTGGACATCATTCAACACGTCTATGGCAGAAGTACATTGGCTATCTGAAGTAATAGGACTTCCGGAATATCTAATTTCGTAAGCAGATGCAGCGCCAGTATTTCCATCATCTCCTACCGCGTTCCAATTCAATTGAATCGAATCAGAGCCTACCGGAGAAGCCGATATAGTAAGAATGTTTGCAGGAGGAGTGCTATCGGGAGAAGAATAGGTTCGAGCAGAAATAGAAACTGCTGCGTTCCAATTCGCGCGGTTTCCCGCATAATCGTATGCTCTAATACAGAAATGATATGTTGTATTCGGAGATAATCCGTTAATATTCAAAATTTCTGTTATACCAGCAGGTTTTGGAGTTAAGCCGTGATAAACTGCAGTCGCAGCATCACAAGTGGTATTATTTGTAATTGCAGTAGTTGATCTACGAATCTCATAGGCGGCGGCAGAACCTACTGCCCCATTATCGCCAGGCGCTGTCCAAGTTAGCCTAACTTTAGTTGTTGAAATTGCATACGCTCCTAAATCGGAGATTGCATTCGGGCCAACAGTATCATAAACTGATAAGTTTGAAGCGACGTTCAAGGCGCCTGAAGTAACGGTAACAGTTGCAATACCTGGTCCCGTAGCTCCAAAAACTGAATTTGTTAGAGTTCCTGGAGAAGTCCCACTTGGTCCAAAACCAGATAAGTTATATGTAGCATTCTCAACAAATACCTGAGTTGGGGGAGCTCCGCTAATAAATCCTTGCACTCCAAATCCAACAGATTCACCAATAGAAAGACTAACAGCATCAGGATATAAATAAATACTATTTAAAGTAAGAGAAGAAGGGCCTGTTGGAGTAGAGTCTGCAATGTTAGGAAGTCCATCAGAATCGGAGTCTGTCAATGCTCCAATACCCGGACTCGCGTTGGAACTTGGATTATAAGCATTTGCTACTTCCCAAATATCCAAATATCCGTCATTATCTTGGTCCGCATCGTATCCCGCAACATAAGGAGCACCGGCATCCGTCGGATAGGTAAAGGTATTATTAGGAATACGTGAATTATTTCCGTAACTATCAATTGCTAAGATTTGAAATAAAATTCCATCAGTGCCAGAAAGAGAATACACTTGGAACGGAATATTAGCACTATAATAATCCGTTCCAGGTTCCTGGGTAAGATTATAGGCGTTAATTGTACCACCTGTCTTTCCAATCAAAAGTTTTGCAGCAAAGCTATCCCCTTCCGGATCAATAATTTTTGCCCGGATCTTATTCGGAACATAGCTTAAGTTAGGTGCAAAAAAATAAGTGGCGCCACTAATTATAGGAGCCAAGTTTCCTTGTGGCGGAGTCCCTGCGCCAAAGATAGAGAAGGTGCGAGAAGAGAATTCAATTCTTCCTCCTTTTAATTTAGAAGGAATAGGATTCCAACCAGAAAGTCTAGCTGAACCTTCTGCTTCAGAAGTATCCGATGAAATAAATGCGCTGCTTTTTTTCTTATTTAAATTTAATGACTCAACTTTTGATGAATCTAATAAAATGGAAATTGTAACATCCTTTTTAAATCGATAAGAGGGAGTAATTTCGTATGCGTCCGAGCTAGGAAGATAACTTCCAGGATATGAACTAGATATTACTGAAGATTTTCGAATTTCAAACTTTTCCTCGGAATCCATCGCCCCTTGAGGAATAAACACCTGAATCTTTTTATCTTCCGAAACAATATAAGAGCCCTCTGGCTTTCCGAAGCCAGTCGCCACAACAACACCTGGACTTAATCCAAGCTTTTTTAGTTTATCAACATCATTAGCATCGTTAAATAAATAATCGCAATTAAAATGAATCGCACCCAAGACAATCATCATTATCAAATAATATGATTTGCTAATTTTCATAACTTCTGAACCTCGCGCAAAATTGCACAAATATCGGGCATTTTATAGCGATTCCTGGACAATAATGGAATTTGGCGAGAAAAAAAGGAAGGTAATGTTTTTTTTATTTCATATGACACCCAACGCTTAAGAAAAATATCCCAAAATGGATAACGTTGGGTGACCCAAGTATAAATTAAAATTTGTTTTATTCGGTTTTCTTAAAGAAAAACTTATAAAATACGTAAGTCTTTCTTCCGGTTGGAGGTTCAGGAAAGTTCCAGGATTTAATTTCAGCAACAATACATTCACCGAAACTCTGATCGGCGAAATCCGACTGAACGACCTCTGGGCGGTAAGGATCTCCGTCTGGTTCAACTTGCCAGTCCACTACAACCTTTCCGTCCGTTATAATAGGCTTACTTTCCAAAAACTTATTGTAACAAGCCTGTATTTTACCTGTATTCTTAGAAATAGTGTTGTTTACCTCATTCTTGATATAGGGATCCGATTCTCCTTGGTTCCGAGAGTTCCGATAATATTCAACGGGCAAGTTTGGTTCAGTTCTTTGAATAAAAAGATATGCAATAATTCCTAAATTAAAAATGATCAGTGCAATAATTGCTGCAGATTTCAACTGCTCCTTAGATAAACTTTCTTTCAAATTCATTCAAATATCTCCTTTTACTTGCTACAGACTTTTTGGCGAGTTTCCGTTAGACTCTTACTCAACCCAAGGGAAAGCTGTCTATCTATTTCCTCCATTGTGTACAAAAGAGGATGATCACATTTTTTCATTCGAGAGGCGATTGGAATTGCGATCTGAATTCCTTCCTTCATTAAAATTTCCATTCTTCGATTGTCCATACCTGAATTAACCCAATGCACTCGATTAATCAAAAATTGCCTTACAATATCTGCTTGTTCTGAGACATACAAATCTTTCAAATACGGTATCACTTTTAAAAAATATTCATCAGATTCAGGAAACTTCTTCTCGTAAGCATTCAGAGACTGGGCCGCCATTAAGATACAAACAGGAATATATTCAAAGGCCGTATGATACATTCGAGCCTCGACTACAATTTTACAATATTCGCCTACAATCTGGTTTCGATAATAACTCCAAATTTTACGGTCTTTAAAAGTCAAAATCTCCCTATCCAATTCTGAAATAGCAAAACGATAAGTTTTCTCAGAGATACCATCCGGTTGAGGAGTATTCGAAATTTCATAAACAAGCCCTCTATAAGAATAAGATAATGGAAAAGGAGCTGTTTTATCATCAAAAGCTACGATTTTTTTCGTTGTGAACACCTTTATCCCTTTGTCCAATCTATGAGAAATATAGTTTAAAAGCGGAATTCTTCGTGACTCGTTTGTATTATTGAACCTTCTATCAAAAATTTTTCTCGGCAACATAGCTGCTAATTGAGAGTTAAGTT encodes:
- a CDS encoding fibronectin type III domain-containing protein, producing MKISKSYYLIMMIVLGAIHFNCDYLFNDANDVDKLKKLGLSPGVVVATGFGKPEGSYIVSEDKKIQVFIPQGAMDSEEKFEIRKSSVISSSYPGSYLPSSDAYEITPSYRFKKDVTISILLDSSKVESLNLNKKKSSAFISSDTSEAEGSARLSGWNPIPSKLKGGRIEFSSRTFSIFGAGTPPQGNLAPIISGATYFFAPNLSYVPNKIRAKIIDPEGDSFAAKLLIGKTGGTINAYNLTQEPGTDYYSANIPFQVYSLSGTDGILFQILAIDSYGNNSRIPNNTFTYPTDAGAPYVAGYDADQDNDGYLDIWEVANAYNPSSNASPGIGALTDSDSDGLPNIADSTPTGPSSLTLNSIYLYPDAVSLSIGESVGFGVQGFISGAPPTQVFVENATYNLSGFGPSGTSPGTLTNSVFGATGPGIATVTVTSGALNVASNLSVYDTVGPNAISDLGAYAISTTKVRLTWTAPGDNGAVGSAAAYEIRRSTTAITNNTTCDAATAVYHGLTPKPAGITEILNINGLSPNTTYHFCIRAYDYAGNRANWNAAVSISARTYSSPDSTPPANILTISASPVGSDSIQLNWNAVGDDGNTGAASAYEIRYSGSPITSDSQCTSAIDVLNDVQPFTNGTPVSFIVRNLGNSSVYYFCVRAYDDSNNRSTWGSSILTAATYPENIAPTVSLKANIYSPFENPLDWKLIYDAGSFIAAKNNQIRLDYNDSVDSDGTFCNANTSNYQYQWSILKKPPTSALTSGSFSSAGTRKSNVTPDVTGDYTFGLSFIDDAGSCFGGAKQKLFTFSVKVIPRYVQQAYIKPWNAGADDQFGGYNYLNEGAQLFNSIDIDGDTLVVGVQLEDSSIATITNGTINPTDNNSLSNAGAVYVYKRTGSNWAQEAYLKPGNINSADHFGSAVDISGDLIAVGAEGDDSNQTTITNGTTSSTNNTGTNRGAVFLYRRTGSTWVQEAYIKSSNTSGDFGRRLSLDGNLLAVRAPDDLSNQNTITNGTTSSANTSLATPGGSIFVYRRGSDLLWKQEAYIKPFNPRVGTSFGKMLQVSGDTIAIGDAAESNNVTTITNGTPPDSTNTGMADSGAVYIYRYSGLVWYHEAYIKVLNVGTSDSFGTSVSLNNNRLIVGSPFEDSLYPIQGVWTDNFGTDVGAAYIFDRDQNTAYWAQSSMTSTYLKSPYPISGMQFGTHVVINGDRAFVGAKGDASAENRILYDKKVGTDTSFPAAGAVFSFKRNPITGVWEPEAYFKPSNINAGDGFGVSVAVSNNTIAIGAPFEDSNQTTITNGTTSSGDNSTVDSGAVYIYVRED
- a CDS encoding AgmX/PglI C-terminal domain-containing protein, whose amino-acid sequence is MNLKESLSKEQLKSAAIIALIIFNLGIIAYLFIQRTEPNLPVEYYRNSRNQGESDPYIKNEVNNTISKNTGKIQACYNKFLESKPIITDGKVVVDWQVEPDGDPYRPEVVQSDFADQSFGECIVAEIKSWNFPEPPTGRKTYVFYKFFFKKTE